From a region of the Tiliqua scincoides isolate rTilSci1 chromosome 4, rTilSci1.hap2, whole genome shotgun sequence genome:
- the ELMO2 gene encoding engulfment and cell motility protein 2 isoform X5 — protein MPPPADLVKVAVEWPGAHAQLLEIDQKRPLASVIKEVCDGWSLPNPECYTLRYADGPQLYITEQTRCDIKNGTILQLAISPSRAARQLMDRTQSHSMEARLEAMKELAKLSADVTFATEFINMDGIAVLTRLVESGTKLLSHYSEMLAFTLTAFLELMDHGIVSWDMVSITFIKQIAGYVSQPTVDVSILQRSLAILESVVLNSQSLYQKIAEEVTVGQLISHLQVSNQEIQTYAIALINALFLKAPEDRRQDKLLNPLDLPCTEMANAFAQKHLRAVILTHVIRGNRPIKTEMAHQLYVLQVLTFNLLEERMMTKMDPSDQAQRDIIFELRRIAFDAESESNSVPGSGTEKRKAMYTKDYKMLGFTNHINPALDFTQTPPGMLALDNMLYLAKCHQDTYVRIVLENSSREDKHECPFGRSAIELTKMLCEILQVGELPWDLLQLSAVPPPLPPANEGRNDYHPMFFTHDRAFEELFAICIQLLNKTWKEMRATGEDFNKVMQVVREQITRALPSKPSSLDQFKSKLRSLSYSEILRLRQSERMSQDDFQSPPIVELREKIQPEILELIKQQRLNRLCEGSSFRKIGNRRRQERFWYCRLALNHKVLHYGDLEEHVQGEVTFEALQEKSTCAQQGQLVQGPCCRYQGHCHREGLSPHEGEGSPEAEQGSAGVGVFHPL, from the exons ATGCCGCCGCCCGCGGACCTGGTGAAGGTGGCGGTGGAGTGGCCCGGCGCCCACGCGCAGCTGCTCGAGATCGACCAG AAGCGGCCTCTGGCGTCCGTCATCAAGGAGGTCTGCGACGG CTGGTCGCTGCCCAACCCGGAGTGCTACACGCTGCGCTACGCTGACGGGCCCCAGCTGTACATCACGGAGCAG ACTCGCTGCGACATTAAGAATGGAACCATCCTGCAGCTGGCCATCTCTCCG TCTAGGGCTGCCCGCCAGCTGATGGATCGGACCCAGTCGCATAGCATGGAGGCCCGGCTTGAGGCCATGAAGGAGCTGGCTAAGCTCTCTGCAGATGTGACCTTTGCCACTGAGTTCATCAACATGGATGGTATTGCAGTGCTCACCCGCTTGGTGGAAAGTGGCACCAAGCTCCTATCCCA CTACAGTGAGATGCTGGCATTCACCCTGACAGCTTTTCTGGAGCTTATGGACCACGGCATTGTTTCTTGGGACATGGTCTCCATCACTTTCATCAAGCAG ATTGCAGGGTACGTGAGTCAGCCGACGGTGGATGTCTCCATCCTGCAGCGATCCCTGGCCATCCTGGAGAGCGTGGTGCTGAACAGCCAGAGCCTGTACCAGAAGATTGCTGAGGAGGTCACTGTTGGGCAGCTAATCTCCCACCTGCAGGT CTCAAACCAGGAGATCCAGACGTATGCGATTGCCTTGATCAACGCCCTCTTCCTGAAGGCCCCAGAGGACCGGAGACAG GACAAGCTTCTTAATCCTCTAGACCTGCCCTGTACT GAGATGGCGAATGCCTTTGCCCAGAAGCATTTGCGGGCTGTCATCTTGACC CATGTAATCAGAGGAAACCGCCCAATCAAAACAGAGATGGCCCATCAGCTGTATGTGCTGCAGGTCCTGACTTTTAACCTCCTGGAAGAGCGAATGATGACCAAGATGGACCCCAGTGACCAG GCACAGAGGGACATCATCTTTGAGCTACGCAGGATAGCCTTCGACGCAGAGTCTGAGAGCAACAGCGTCCCCGGCAGTGGGACTGAGAAGCGCAAAGCCATGTACACCAAGGACTACAAGATGCTGGGCTTCACG AACCATAtcaaccctgctctggatttCACTCAGACCCCACCAGGGATGCTGGCCTTGGACAACATGCTTTACTTGGCCAAGTGTCATCAGGATACGTATGTGCGg ATTGTCCTGGAGAACAGCAGCCGGGAGGACAAGCACGAGTGTCCCTTTGGGCGCAGTGCCATCGAGCTCACCAAGATGCTGTGTGAGATCCTGCAGGTTGGAGAACTAC CTTGGGACCTTTTGCAGCTCTcagctgttcctccccctctccccccagccaACGAGGGGCGCAACGACTACCACCCCATGTTCTTCACTCATGACCGCGCTTTCGAGGAGCTCTTTGCCATCTGCATCCAGTTGCTCAACAAGACCTGGAAGGAAATGCGAGCCACGGGCGAGGACTTCAACAAG GTGATGCAGGTGGTTCGGGAACAGATCACCCGGGCCCTGCCCTCCAAGCCCAGCTCCCTGGAccagttcaaaagcaaactgcGCAGCCTGAGCTACTCGGAGATCCTGCGCTTGCGCCAATCTGAGCGGATGAGCCAGGATGACTTCCAGTCCCCACCCATCGT GGAGCTGCGGGAGAAGATCCAGCCAGAGATCCTGGAGCTCATCAAGCAGCAGCGCCTGAACCGCCTCTGCGAAGGGAGCAGCTTCCGCAAGATTGGCAACCGCAGGCGGCAAG AGCGCTTCTGGTACTGCCGTCTGGCCCTGAACCACAAGGTGCTGCACTACGGTGACCTGGAGGAGCATGTCCAGGGGGAGGTGACTTTCGAGGCACTACAGGAGAAGAGTACGTGTGCACAGCAGGGGCAGCTTGTACAGGG TCCCTGTTGCAGATATCAAGGCCATTGTCACCGGGAAGGACTGTCCCCACATGAAGGAGAAGGGAGCCCTGAAGCAGAACAAG GAAGCGCTGGAGTTGGCGTTTTCCATCCTCTATGA
- the ELMO2 gene encoding engulfment and cell motility protein 2 isoform X1, translating into MPPPADLVKVAVEWPGAHAQLLEIDQKRPLASVIKEVCDGWSLPNPECYTLRYADGPQLYITEQTRCDIKNGTILQLAISPSRAARQLMDRTQSHSMEARLEAMKELAKLSADVTFATEFINMDGIAVLTRLVESGTKLLSHYSEMLAFTLTAFLELMDHGIVSWDMVSITFIKQIAGYVSQPTVDVSILQRSLAILESVVLNSQSLYQKIAEEVTVGQLISHLQVSNQEIQTYAIALINALFLKAPEDRRQDKLLNPLDLPCTEMANAFAQKHLRAVILTHVIRGNRPIKTEMAHQLYVLQVLTFNLLEERMMTKMDPSDQAQRDIIFELRRIAFDAESESNSVPGSGTEKRKAMYTKDYKMLGFTNHINPALDFTQTPPGMLALDNMLYLAKCHQDTYVRIVLENSSREDKHECPFGRSAIELTKMLCEILQVGELPWDLLQLSAVPPPLPPANEGRNDYHPMFFTHDRAFEELFAICIQLLNKTWKEMRATGEDFNKVMQVVREQITRALPSKPSSLDQFKSKLRSLSYSEILRLRQSERMSQDDFQSPPIVELREKIQPEILELIKQQRLNRLCEGSSFRKIGNRRRQERFWYCRLALNHKVLHYGDLEEHVQGEVTFEALQEKIPVADIKAIVTGKDCPHMKEKGALKQNKEALELAFSILYDPDETLNFIAPNKYEYCIWLDGLNALLGKDMASDLTKSDLDTLLSMEMKLRLLDLENIQIPEAPPPVPKEPSSYDFVYHYS; encoded by the exons ATGCCGCCGCCCGCGGACCTGGTGAAGGTGGCGGTGGAGTGGCCCGGCGCCCACGCGCAGCTGCTCGAGATCGACCAG AAGCGGCCTCTGGCGTCCGTCATCAAGGAGGTCTGCGACGG CTGGTCGCTGCCCAACCCGGAGTGCTACACGCTGCGCTACGCTGACGGGCCCCAGCTGTACATCACGGAGCAG ACTCGCTGCGACATTAAGAATGGAACCATCCTGCAGCTGGCCATCTCTCCG TCTAGGGCTGCCCGCCAGCTGATGGATCGGACCCAGTCGCATAGCATGGAGGCCCGGCTTGAGGCCATGAAGGAGCTGGCTAAGCTCTCTGCAGATGTGACCTTTGCCACTGAGTTCATCAACATGGATGGTATTGCAGTGCTCACCCGCTTGGTGGAAAGTGGCACCAAGCTCCTATCCCA CTACAGTGAGATGCTGGCATTCACCCTGACAGCTTTTCTGGAGCTTATGGACCACGGCATTGTTTCTTGGGACATGGTCTCCATCACTTTCATCAAGCAG ATTGCAGGGTACGTGAGTCAGCCGACGGTGGATGTCTCCATCCTGCAGCGATCCCTGGCCATCCTGGAGAGCGTGGTGCTGAACAGCCAGAGCCTGTACCAGAAGATTGCTGAGGAGGTCACTGTTGGGCAGCTAATCTCCCACCTGCAGGT CTCAAACCAGGAGATCCAGACGTATGCGATTGCCTTGATCAACGCCCTCTTCCTGAAGGCCCCAGAGGACCGGAGACAG GACAAGCTTCTTAATCCTCTAGACCTGCCCTGTACT GAGATGGCGAATGCCTTTGCCCAGAAGCATTTGCGGGCTGTCATCTTGACC CATGTAATCAGAGGAAACCGCCCAATCAAAACAGAGATGGCCCATCAGCTGTATGTGCTGCAGGTCCTGACTTTTAACCTCCTGGAAGAGCGAATGATGACCAAGATGGACCCCAGTGACCAG GCACAGAGGGACATCATCTTTGAGCTACGCAGGATAGCCTTCGACGCAGAGTCTGAGAGCAACAGCGTCCCCGGCAGTGGGACTGAGAAGCGCAAAGCCATGTACACCAAGGACTACAAGATGCTGGGCTTCACG AACCATAtcaaccctgctctggatttCACTCAGACCCCACCAGGGATGCTGGCCTTGGACAACATGCTTTACTTGGCCAAGTGTCATCAGGATACGTATGTGCGg ATTGTCCTGGAGAACAGCAGCCGGGAGGACAAGCACGAGTGTCCCTTTGGGCGCAGTGCCATCGAGCTCACCAAGATGCTGTGTGAGATCCTGCAGGTTGGAGAACTAC CTTGGGACCTTTTGCAGCTCTcagctgttcctccccctctccccccagccaACGAGGGGCGCAACGACTACCACCCCATGTTCTTCACTCATGACCGCGCTTTCGAGGAGCTCTTTGCCATCTGCATCCAGTTGCTCAACAAGACCTGGAAGGAAATGCGAGCCACGGGCGAGGACTTCAACAAG GTGATGCAGGTGGTTCGGGAACAGATCACCCGGGCCCTGCCCTCCAAGCCCAGCTCCCTGGAccagttcaaaagcaaactgcGCAGCCTGAGCTACTCGGAGATCCTGCGCTTGCGCCAATCTGAGCGGATGAGCCAGGATGACTTCCAGTCCCCACCCATCGT GGAGCTGCGGGAGAAGATCCAGCCAGAGATCCTGGAGCTCATCAAGCAGCAGCGCCTGAACCGCCTCTGCGAAGGGAGCAGCTTCCGCAAGATTGGCAACCGCAGGCGGCAAG AGCGCTTCTGGTACTGCCGTCTGGCCCTGAACCACAAGGTGCTGCACTACGGTGACCTGGAGGAGCATGTCCAGGGGGAGGTGACTTTCGAGGCACTACAGGAGAAGA TCCCTGTTGCAGATATCAAGGCCATTGTCACCGGGAAGGACTGTCCCCACATGAAGGAGAAGGGAGCCCTGAAGCAGAACAAG GAAGCGCTGGAGTTGGCGTTTTCCATCCTCTATGATCCAGACGAGACCCTGAACTTCATTGCACCCAATAAGTACGAG tactgcaTCTGGCTTGATGGCCTCAATGCCCTGCTTGGGAAGGACATGGCCAGCGACCTGACCAAGAGCGACCTGGACACACTGCTGAGCATGGAGATGAAGCTGCGTCTGCTGGACCTGGAGAACATCCAGATCCCCGAGGCACCTCCACCTGTCCCCAAGGAACCCAGCAGCTATGACTTTGTCTACCACTACAGCTAG
- the ELMO2 gene encoding engulfment and cell motility protein 2 isoform X2 has translation MPPPADLVKVAVEWPGAHAQLLEIDQKRPLASVIKEVCDGWSLPNPECYTLRYADGPQLYITEQTRCDIKNGTILQLAISPSRAARQLMDRTQSHSMEARLEAMKELAKLSADVTFATEFINMDGIAVLTRLVESGTKLLSHYSEMLAFTLTAFLELMDHGIVSWDMVSITFIKQIAGYVSQPTVDVSILQRSLAILESVVLNSQSLYQKIAEEVTVGQLISHLQVSNQEIQTYAIALINALFLKAPEDRRQEMANAFAQKHLRAVILTHVIRGNRPIKTEMAHQLYVLQVLTFNLLEERMMTKMDPSDQAQRDIIFELRRIAFDAESESNSVPGSGTEKRKAMYTKDYKMLGFTNHINPALDFTQTPPGMLALDNMLYLAKCHQDTYVRIVLENSSREDKHECPFGRSAIELTKMLCEILQVGELPWDLLQLSAVPPPLPPANEGRNDYHPMFFTHDRAFEELFAICIQLLNKTWKEMRATGEDFNKVMQVVREQITRALPSKPSSLDQFKSKLRSLSYSEILRLRQSERMSQDDFQSPPIVELREKIQPEILELIKQQRLNRLCEGSSFRKIGNRRRQERFWYCRLALNHKVLHYGDLEEHVQGEVTFEALQEKIPVADIKAIVTGKDCPHMKEKGALKQNKEALELAFSILYDPDETLNFIAPNKYEYCIWLDGLNALLGKDMASDLTKSDLDTLLSMEMKLRLLDLENIQIPEAPPPVPKEPSSYDFVYHYS, from the exons ATGCCGCCGCCCGCGGACCTGGTGAAGGTGGCGGTGGAGTGGCCCGGCGCCCACGCGCAGCTGCTCGAGATCGACCAG AAGCGGCCTCTGGCGTCCGTCATCAAGGAGGTCTGCGACGG CTGGTCGCTGCCCAACCCGGAGTGCTACACGCTGCGCTACGCTGACGGGCCCCAGCTGTACATCACGGAGCAG ACTCGCTGCGACATTAAGAATGGAACCATCCTGCAGCTGGCCATCTCTCCG TCTAGGGCTGCCCGCCAGCTGATGGATCGGACCCAGTCGCATAGCATGGAGGCCCGGCTTGAGGCCATGAAGGAGCTGGCTAAGCTCTCTGCAGATGTGACCTTTGCCACTGAGTTCATCAACATGGATGGTATTGCAGTGCTCACCCGCTTGGTGGAAAGTGGCACCAAGCTCCTATCCCA CTACAGTGAGATGCTGGCATTCACCCTGACAGCTTTTCTGGAGCTTATGGACCACGGCATTGTTTCTTGGGACATGGTCTCCATCACTTTCATCAAGCAG ATTGCAGGGTACGTGAGTCAGCCGACGGTGGATGTCTCCATCCTGCAGCGATCCCTGGCCATCCTGGAGAGCGTGGTGCTGAACAGCCAGAGCCTGTACCAGAAGATTGCTGAGGAGGTCACTGTTGGGCAGCTAATCTCCCACCTGCAGGT CTCAAACCAGGAGATCCAGACGTATGCGATTGCCTTGATCAACGCCCTCTTCCTGAAGGCCCCAGAGGACCGGAGACAG GAGATGGCGAATGCCTTTGCCCAGAAGCATTTGCGGGCTGTCATCTTGACC CATGTAATCAGAGGAAACCGCCCAATCAAAACAGAGATGGCCCATCAGCTGTATGTGCTGCAGGTCCTGACTTTTAACCTCCTGGAAGAGCGAATGATGACCAAGATGGACCCCAGTGACCAG GCACAGAGGGACATCATCTTTGAGCTACGCAGGATAGCCTTCGACGCAGAGTCTGAGAGCAACAGCGTCCCCGGCAGTGGGACTGAGAAGCGCAAAGCCATGTACACCAAGGACTACAAGATGCTGGGCTTCACG AACCATAtcaaccctgctctggatttCACTCAGACCCCACCAGGGATGCTGGCCTTGGACAACATGCTTTACTTGGCCAAGTGTCATCAGGATACGTATGTGCGg ATTGTCCTGGAGAACAGCAGCCGGGAGGACAAGCACGAGTGTCCCTTTGGGCGCAGTGCCATCGAGCTCACCAAGATGCTGTGTGAGATCCTGCAGGTTGGAGAACTAC CTTGGGACCTTTTGCAGCTCTcagctgttcctccccctctccccccagccaACGAGGGGCGCAACGACTACCACCCCATGTTCTTCACTCATGACCGCGCTTTCGAGGAGCTCTTTGCCATCTGCATCCAGTTGCTCAACAAGACCTGGAAGGAAATGCGAGCCACGGGCGAGGACTTCAACAAG GTGATGCAGGTGGTTCGGGAACAGATCACCCGGGCCCTGCCCTCCAAGCCCAGCTCCCTGGAccagttcaaaagcaaactgcGCAGCCTGAGCTACTCGGAGATCCTGCGCTTGCGCCAATCTGAGCGGATGAGCCAGGATGACTTCCAGTCCCCACCCATCGT GGAGCTGCGGGAGAAGATCCAGCCAGAGATCCTGGAGCTCATCAAGCAGCAGCGCCTGAACCGCCTCTGCGAAGGGAGCAGCTTCCGCAAGATTGGCAACCGCAGGCGGCAAG AGCGCTTCTGGTACTGCCGTCTGGCCCTGAACCACAAGGTGCTGCACTACGGTGACCTGGAGGAGCATGTCCAGGGGGAGGTGACTTTCGAGGCACTACAGGAGAAGA TCCCTGTTGCAGATATCAAGGCCATTGTCACCGGGAAGGACTGTCCCCACATGAAGGAGAAGGGAGCCCTGAAGCAGAACAAG GAAGCGCTGGAGTTGGCGTTTTCCATCCTCTATGATCCAGACGAGACCCTGAACTTCATTGCACCCAATAAGTACGAG tactgcaTCTGGCTTGATGGCCTCAATGCCCTGCTTGGGAAGGACATGGCCAGCGACCTGACCAAGAGCGACCTGGACACACTGCTGAGCATGGAGATGAAGCTGCGTCTGCTGGACCTGGAGAACATCCAGATCCCCGAGGCACCTCCACCTGTCCCCAAGGAACCCAGCAGCTATGACTTTGTCTACCACTACAGCTAG
- the ELMO2 gene encoding engulfment and cell motility protein 2 isoform X4 yields the protein MPPPADLVKVAVEWPGAHAQLLEIDQKRPLASVIKEVCDGWSLPNPECYTLRYADGPQLYITEQTRCDIKNGTILQLAISPSRAARQLMDRTQSHSMEARLEAMKELAKLSADVTFATEFINMDGIAVLTRLVESGTKLLSHYSEMLAFTLTAFLELMDHGIVSWDMVSITFIKQIAGYVSQPTVDVSILQRSLAILESVVLNSQSLYQKIAEEVTVGQLISHLQVSNQEIQTYAIALINALFLKAPEDRRQEMANAFAQKHLRAVILTHVIRGNRPIKTEMAHQLYVLQVLTFNLLEERMMTKMDPSDQAQRDIIFELRRIAFDAESESNSVPGSGTEKRKAMYTKDYKMLGFTNHINPALDFTQTPPGMLALDNMLYLAKCHQDTYVRIVLENSSREDKHECPFGRSAIELTKMLCEILQVGELPNEGRNDYHPMFFTHDRAFEELFAICIQLLNKTWKEMRATGEDFNKVMQVVREQITRALPSKPSSLDQFKSKLRSLSYSEILRLRQSERMSQDDFQSPPIVELREKIQPEILELIKQQRLNRLCEGSSFRKIGNRRRQERFWYCRLALNHKVLHYGDLEEHVQGEVTFEALQEKIPVADIKAIVTGKDCPHMKEKGALKQNKEALELAFSILYDPDETLNFIAPNKYEYCIWLDGLNALLGKDMASDLTKSDLDTLLSMEMKLRLLDLENIQIPEAPPPVPKEPSSYDFVYHYS from the exons ATGCCGCCGCCCGCGGACCTGGTGAAGGTGGCGGTGGAGTGGCCCGGCGCCCACGCGCAGCTGCTCGAGATCGACCAG AAGCGGCCTCTGGCGTCCGTCATCAAGGAGGTCTGCGACGG CTGGTCGCTGCCCAACCCGGAGTGCTACACGCTGCGCTACGCTGACGGGCCCCAGCTGTACATCACGGAGCAG ACTCGCTGCGACATTAAGAATGGAACCATCCTGCAGCTGGCCATCTCTCCG TCTAGGGCTGCCCGCCAGCTGATGGATCGGACCCAGTCGCATAGCATGGAGGCCCGGCTTGAGGCCATGAAGGAGCTGGCTAAGCTCTCTGCAGATGTGACCTTTGCCACTGAGTTCATCAACATGGATGGTATTGCAGTGCTCACCCGCTTGGTGGAAAGTGGCACCAAGCTCCTATCCCA CTACAGTGAGATGCTGGCATTCACCCTGACAGCTTTTCTGGAGCTTATGGACCACGGCATTGTTTCTTGGGACATGGTCTCCATCACTTTCATCAAGCAG ATTGCAGGGTACGTGAGTCAGCCGACGGTGGATGTCTCCATCCTGCAGCGATCCCTGGCCATCCTGGAGAGCGTGGTGCTGAACAGCCAGAGCCTGTACCAGAAGATTGCTGAGGAGGTCACTGTTGGGCAGCTAATCTCCCACCTGCAGGT CTCAAACCAGGAGATCCAGACGTATGCGATTGCCTTGATCAACGCCCTCTTCCTGAAGGCCCCAGAGGACCGGAGACAG GAGATGGCGAATGCCTTTGCCCAGAAGCATTTGCGGGCTGTCATCTTGACC CATGTAATCAGAGGAAACCGCCCAATCAAAACAGAGATGGCCCATCAGCTGTATGTGCTGCAGGTCCTGACTTTTAACCTCCTGGAAGAGCGAATGATGACCAAGATGGACCCCAGTGACCAG GCACAGAGGGACATCATCTTTGAGCTACGCAGGATAGCCTTCGACGCAGAGTCTGAGAGCAACAGCGTCCCCGGCAGTGGGACTGAGAAGCGCAAAGCCATGTACACCAAGGACTACAAGATGCTGGGCTTCACG AACCATAtcaaccctgctctggatttCACTCAGACCCCACCAGGGATGCTGGCCTTGGACAACATGCTTTACTTGGCCAAGTGTCATCAGGATACGTATGTGCGg ATTGTCCTGGAGAACAGCAGCCGGGAGGACAAGCACGAGTGTCCCTTTGGGCGCAGTGCCATCGAGCTCACCAAGATGCTGTGTGAGATCCTGCAGGTTGGAGAACTAC ccaACGAGGGGCGCAACGACTACCACCCCATGTTCTTCACTCATGACCGCGCTTTCGAGGAGCTCTTTGCCATCTGCATCCAGTTGCTCAACAAGACCTGGAAGGAAATGCGAGCCACGGGCGAGGACTTCAACAAG GTGATGCAGGTGGTTCGGGAACAGATCACCCGGGCCCTGCCCTCCAAGCCCAGCTCCCTGGAccagttcaaaagcaaactgcGCAGCCTGAGCTACTCGGAGATCCTGCGCTTGCGCCAATCTGAGCGGATGAGCCAGGATGACTTCCAGTCCCCACCCATCGT GGAGCTGCGGGAGAAGATCCAGCCAGAGATCCTGGAGCTCATCAAGCAGCAGCGCCTGAACCGCCTCTGCGAAGGGAGCAGCTTCCGCAAGATTGGCAACCGCAGGCGGCAAG AGCGCTTCTGGTACTGCCGTCTGGCCCTGAACCACAAGGTGCTGCACTACGGTGACCTGGAGGAGCATGTCCAGGGGGAGGTGACTTTCGAGGCACTACAGGAGAAGA TCCCTGTTGCAGATATCAAGGCCATTGTCACCGGGAAGGACTGTCCCCACATGAAGGAGAAGGGAGCCCTGAAGCAGAACAAG GAAGCGCTGGAGTTGGCGTTTTCCATCCTCTATGATCCAGACGAGACCCTGAACTTCATTGCACCCAATAAGTACGAG tactgcaTCTGGCTTGATGGCCTCAATGCCCTGCTTGGGAAGGACATGGCCAGCGACCTGACCAAGAGCGACCTGGACACACTGCTGAGCATGGAGATGAAGCTGCGTCTGCTGGACCTGGAGAACATCCAGATCCCCGAGGCACCTCCACCTGTCCCCAAGGAACCCAGCAGCTATGACTTTGTCTACCACTACAGCTAG
- the ELMO2 gene encoding engulfment and cell motility protein 2 isoform X3: MPPPADLVKVAVEWPGAHAQLLEIDQKRPLASVIKEVCDGWSLPNPECYTLRYADGPQLYITEQTRCDIKNGTILQLAISPSRAARQLMDRTQSHSMEARLEAMKELAKLSADVTFATEFINMDGIAVLTRLVESGTKLLSHYSEMLAFTLTAFLELMDHGIVSWDMVSITFIKQIAGYVSQPTVDVSILQRSLAILESVVLNSQSLYQKIAEEVTVGQLISHLQVSNQEIQTYAIALINALFLKAPEDRRQDKLLNPLDLPCTEMANAFAQKHLRAVILTHVIRGNRPIKTEMAHQLYVLQVLTFNLLEERMMTKMDPSDQAQRDIIFELRRIAFDAESESNSVPGSGTEKRKAMYTKDYKMLGFTNHINPALDFTQTPPGMLALDNMLYLAKCHQDTYVRIVLENSSREDKHECPFGRSAIELTKMLCEILQVGELPNEGRNDYHPMFFTHDRAFEELFAICIQLLNKTWKEMRATGEDFNKVMQVVREQITRALPSKPSSLDQFKSKLRSLSYSEILRLRQSERMSQDDFQSPPIVELREKIQPEILELIKQQRLNRLCEGSSFRKIGNRRRQERFWYCRLALNHKVLHYGDLEEHVQGEVTFEALQEKIPVADIKAIVTGKDCPHMKEKGALKQNKEALELAFSILYDPDETLNFIAPNKYEYCIWLDGLNALLGKDMASDLTKSDLDTLLSMEMKLRLLDLENIQIPEAPPPVPKEPSSYDFVYHYS, encoded by the exons ATGCCGCCGCCCGCGGACCTGGTGAAGGTGGCGGTGGAGTGGCCCGGCGCCCACGCGCAGCTGCTCGAGATCGACCAG AAGCGGCCTCTGGCGTCCGTCATCAAGGAGGTCTGCGACGG CTGGTCGCTGCCCAACCCGGAGTGCTACACGCTGCGCTACGCTGACGGGCCCCAGCTGTACATCACGGAGCAG ACTCGCTGCGACATTAAGAATGGAACCATCCTGCAGCTGGCCATCTCTCCG TCTAGGGCTGCCCGCCAGCTGATGGATCGGACCCAGTCGCATAGCATGGAGGCCCGGCTTGAGGCCATGAAGGAGCTGGCTAAGCTCTCTGCAGATGTGACCTTTGCCACTGAGTTCATCAACATGGATGGTATTGCAGTGCTCACCCGCTTGGTGGAAAGTGGCACCAAGCTCCTATCCCA CTACAGTGAGATGCTGGCATTCACCCTGACAGCTTTTCTGGAGCTTATGGACCACGGCATTGTTTCTTGGGACATGGTCTCCATCACTTTCATCAAGCAG ATTGCAGGGTACGTGAGTCAGCCGACGGTGGATGTCTCCATCCTGCAGCGATCCCTGGCCATCCTGGAGAGCGTGGTGCTGAACAGCCAGAGCCTGTACCAGAAGATTGCTGAGGAGGTCACTGTTGGGCAGCTAATCTCCCACCTGCAGGT CTCAAACCAGGAGATCCAGACGTATGCGATTGCCTTGATCAACGCCCTCTTCCTGAAGGCCCCAGAGGACCGGAGACAG GACAAGCTTCTTAATCCTCTAGACCTGCCCTGTACT GAGATGGCGAATGCCTTTGCCCAGAAGCATTTGCGGGCTGTCATCTTGACC CATGTAATCAGAGGAAACCGCCCAATCAAAACAGAGATGGCCCATCAGCTGTATGTGCTGCAGGTCCTGACTTTTAACCTCCTGGAAGAGCGAATGATGACCAAGATGGACCCCAGTGACCAG GCACAGAGGGACATCATCTTTGAGCTACGCAGGATAGCCTTCGACGCAGAGTCTGAGAGCAACAGCGTCCCCGGCAGTGGGACTGAGAAGCGCAAAGCCATGTACACCAAGGACTACAAGATGCTGGGCTTCACG AACCATAtcaaccctgctctggatttCACTCAGACCCCACCAGGGATGCTGGCCTTGGACAACATGCTTTACTTGGCCAAGTGTCATCAGGATACGTATGTGCGg ATTGTCCTGGAGAACAGCAGCCGGGAGGACAAGCACGAGTGTCCCTTTGGGCGCAGTGCCATCGAGCTCACCAAGATGCTGTGTGAGATCCTGCAGGTTGGAGAACTAC ccaACGAGGGGCGCAACGACTACCACCCCATGTTCTTCACTCATGACCGCGCTTTCGAGGAGCTCTTTGCCATCTGCATCCAGTTGCTCAACAAGACCTGGAAGGAAATGCGAGCCACGGGCGAGGACTTCAACAAG GTGATGCAGGTGGTTCGGGAACAGATCACCCGGGCCCTGCCCTCCAAGCCCAGCTCCCTGGAccagttcaaaagcaaactgcGCAGCCTGAGCTACTCGGAGATCCTGCGCTTGCGCCAATCTGAGCGGATGAGCCAGGATGACTTCCAGTCCCCACCCATCGT GGAGCTGCGGGAGAAGATCCAGCCAGAGATCCTGGAGCTCATCAAGCAGCAGCGCCTGAACCGCCTCTGCGAAGGGAGCAGCTTCCGCAAGATTGGCAACCGCAGGCGGCAAG AGCGCTTCTGGTACTGCCGTCTGGCCCTGAACCACAAGGTGCTGCACTACGGTGACCTGGAGGAGCATGTCCAGGGGGAGGTGACTTTCGAGGCACTACAGGAGAAGA TCCCTGTTGCAGATATCAAGGCCATTGTCACCGGGAAGGACTGTCCCCACATGAAGGAGAAGGGAGCCCTGAAGCAGAACAAG GAAGCGCTGGAGTTGGCGTTTTCCATCCTCTATGATCCAGACGAGACCCTGAACTTCATTGCACCCAATAAGTACGAG tactgcaTCTGGCTTGATGGCCTCAATGCCCTGCTTGGGAAGGACATGGCCAGCGACCTGACCAAGAGCGACCTGGACACACTGCTGAGCATGGAGATGAAGCTGCGTCTGCTGGACCTGGAGAACATCCAGATCCCCGAGGCACCTCCACCTGTCCCCAAGGAACCCAGCAGCTATGACTTTGTCTACCACTACAGCTAG